The following proteins are encoded in a genomic region of Rhizobium sp. CCGE531:
- a CDS encoding aspartate kinase, translating into MARIVMKFGGTSVADLDRIKNVARHVKREVDAGHEVAVVVSAMSGKTNELVGWVQNMPKVTGADHSIYDAREYDAVVASGEQVTSGLLAIALQAMGINARSWQGWQIPIRTDNAHGAARILEIDGEDMIRRMGEGQVAVVAGFQGLGPDNRLATLGRGGSDTSAVAIAAAVKADRCDIYTDVDGVYTTDPRIEPKARRLKKIAFEEMLEMASLGAKVLQVRSVELAMVFKVRTFVRSSFEDPDAPGMGDLLNPPGTLICDEDEIVEQEVVTGIAYAKDEAQISLRRLADRPGVSAAIFGPLAENHINVDMIVQNISEDGSKTDMTFTVPSGDVAKALRVLGENKEKIGYDVVQSESGLVKVSVIGIGMRSHAGVAATAFRALAEKGINIKAITTSEIKISILIDGPYAELAVRTLHSCYGLDKS; encoded by the coding sequence ATGGCACGCATCGTGATGAAATTCGGCGGAACGTCCGTCGCGGATCTGGACCGTATCAAGAACGTCGCACGCCATGTGAAACGCGAGGTCGATGCCGGCCATGAAGTGGCAGTCGTCGTTTCCGCCATGTCCGGCAAGACCAACGAGCTGGTCGGCTGGGTCCAGAACATGCCGAAAGTCACCGGCGCCGATCATTCCATCTATGATGCGCGCGAATATGACGCGGTTGTCGCCTCGGGCGAGCAGGTCACCTCCGGCCTGCTGGCGATCGCGCTGCAGGCCATGGGCATCAATGCCCGTTCGTGGCAGGGCTGGCAGATCCCGATCCGCACCGACAATGCGCATGGGGCGGCCCGCATTCTCGAGATCGACGGCGAGGATATGATCCGCCGGATGGGGGAAGGCCAGGTCGCCGTCGTTGCCGGCTTCCAGGGTCTTGGCCCGGACAATCGCCTCGCGACGCTCGGCCGCGGCGGCTCCGACACCTCGGCAGTCGCGATCGCCGCCGCCGTCAAGGCGGACCGTTGCGACATCTATACAGACGTCGATGGTGTCTATACGACCGATCCGCGTATCGAGCCGAAGGCCCGCCGCCTGAAGAAGATCGCCTTCGAGGAAATGCTCGAAATGGCCTCTCTCGGCGCCAAGGTGCTGCAGGTGCGCTCGGTCGAACTGGCCATGGTCTTCAAGGTCCGCACCTTCGTGCGCTCTTCTTTCGAGGATCCCGATGCTCCGGGCATGGGCGATCTGCTCAACCCGCCCGGAACGCTGATTTGTGACGAGGATGAAATCGTGGAACAGGAAGTAGTCACCGGCATTGCCTATGCCAAGGATGAGGCTCAGATCTCGCTGCGCCGTCTTGCCGACCGGCCGGGCGTTTCCGCCGCGATCTTCGGGCCGCTGGCCGAAAACCACATCAATGTCGACATGATCGTCCAGAATATTTCCGAGGACGGTTCCAAGACCGACATGACCTTCACCGTTCCTTCCGGCGATGTCGCCAAGGCGCTTCGCGTCCTTGGCGAAAACAAGGAAAAGATCGGCTACGACGTCGTCCAGAGCGAATCAGGTCTGGTCAAGGTATCGGTCATCGGCATCGGCATGCGCTCGCATGCCGGCGTTGCCGCGACCGCTTTCCGGGCACTTGCCGAAAAAGGCATCAACATCAAGGCCATTACGACGTCAGAAATCAAGATTTCCATCCTGATTGATGGTCCTTACGCAGAACTCGCAGTCAGGACTTTGCATTCCTGCTACGGTCTGGATAAGAGTTGA
- the ubiG gene encoding bifunctional 2-polyprenyl-6-hydroxyphenol methylase/3-demethylubiquinol 3-O-methyltransferase UbiG, translating into MSETAKSTIDQSEVDRFSAMAAEWWSPTGKFKPLHKFNPVRLAYIRDHACENFGRDPKSSRPLEGLRVLDIGCGGGLLSEPVARMGAAVVGADPSEKNIGIATTHAKASGVPVDYRAVTAEQLAEAGETFDIVLNMEVVEHVADVEFFLSTCAKMVRPGGLMFVATINRTMKAAALAIFAAENVLRWLPRGTHQYEKLVRPEEIEKPLAADGLEIVARTGVFYSPLQDRWNLSKDMDVNYMLLAKRANLS; encoded by the coding sequence ATGAGCGAAACGGCAAAGAGCACGATCGACCAGAGCGAAGTCGACCGTTTTTCCGCCATGGCGGCCGAGTGGTGGAGCCCGACCGGCAAGTTCAAGCCATTGCACAAGTTCAATCCGGTGCGCCTGGCCTATATTCGCGATCACGCCTGCGAGAATTTCGGCCGCGATCCGAAGAGCAGCCGGCCGCTGGAAGGCCTGCGCGTGCTCGATATCGGCTGTGGCGGCGGCCTGCTGTCCGAGCCGGTGGCGCGCATGGGTGCCGCGGTCGTCGGCGCCGACCCCTCGGAAAAGAACATCGGCATTGCCACGACCCATGCGAAGGCCTCGGGCGTTCCTGTCGATTATCGCGCCGTTACCGCTGAGCAGCTGGCCGAGGCGGGCGAAACTTTCGATATCGTGCTGAACATGGAAGTGGTCGAGCACGTCGCCGACGTCGAATTCTTCCTCTCCACCTGCGCGAAAATGGTGCGCCCCGGCGGCCTGATGTTCGTTGCGACCATCAACCGCACCATGAAGGCAGCCGCCCTTGCCATTTTCGCGGCGGAAAACGTGCTGCGCTGGCTGCCGCGCGGCACCCATCAATATGAAAAGCTCGTGCGTCCGGAAGAAATCGAAAAGCCGCTTGCCGCCGATGGATTGGAAATCGTAGCCCGCACCGGCGTCTTCTATTCGCCGCTGCAGGACCGCTGGAACCTCTCGAAGGATATGGACGTCAACTACATGCTGCTGGCGAAGCGGGCGAACTTGAGCTGA
- a CDS encoding DUF3291 domain-containing protein: protein MPASAGKHLAMYNFGLHVAAYESPDVEGFRLREAANFEAAARASGFIGRSGYPGEPQPSCWGEQVFPRFIEGSGFTTAPSSLSLWTDIESLMAFTYSGVHADALKHARQWNVRQSWPPLVLWWVDAGTVPVWKDGVERLEHLHDRGASRTAFSFKQPYGPDGQPLEIDRLRIKELVALNAATQGELLAHVMTLKV from the coding sequence ATGCCGGCGAGCGCCGGCAAGCATCTTGCCATGTATAATTTCGGGCTGCATGTCGCGGCCTATGAAAGCCCCGACGTCGAAGGATTTCGCCTGCGTGAAGCGGCAAACTTCGAGGCGGCCGCTCGCGCAAGCGGCTTCATCGGCCGTTCCGGCTATCCGGGCGAGCCGCAACCCTCCTGTTGGGGCGAACAGGTCTTTCCGCGTTTCATCGAAGGTAGCGGATTTACCACGGCGCCATCGTCGCTGTCGCTCTGGACCGATATCGAGTCGCTGATGGCATTTACCTATAGCGGCGTGCATGCCGACGCCTTGAAACATGCACGGCAATGGAATGTCAGGCAAAGCTGGCCGCCGCTTGTTCTTTGGTGGGTGGATGCCGGGACCGTTCCGGTGTGGAAGGACGGCGTCGAGCGGCTCGAACATCTTCACGACCGTGGAGCAAGCCGGACGGCGTTCTCGTTCAAGCAGCCCTATGGACCAGATGGTCAGCCGCTTGAGATCGACCGCCTTCGTATCAAGGAGCTCGTCGCGTTGAATGCCGCAACGCAAGGCGAGTTGCTGGCGCATGTCATGACATTGAAGGTTTGA
- a CDS encoding DUF1178 family protein: MIRYSLSCDNAHEFEGWFSESADFDRQVASGFLTCPVCNSAAISKLLMAPSVSTARRKDEMQTLAMDAARKHAMTKLKEAVDAIKANAEDVGAKFPEEARKIHYGEADARGIIGKATPDEAQALVEEGIEIAAIPVLPDDVN; this comes from the coding sequence TTGATCCGTTATTCGCTTAGCTGTGACAATGCCCATGAGTTCGAGGGCTGGTTTTCCGAAAGCGCCGATTTCGACCGCCAGGTCGCAAGCGGTTTCCTCACCTGTCCCGTCTGCAATTCGGCTGCGATCTCCAAGCTCCTGATGGCGCCTTCGGTTTCGACGGCGCGCAGGAAGGACGAGATGCAGACGCTCGCCATGGATGCCGCGCGCAAGCACGCGATGACAAAGCTCAAGGAAGCGGTCGACGCCATCAAGGCGAATGCCGAGGATGTCGGTGCCAAGTTCCCGGAAGAAGCCCGCAAGATCCACTATGGCGAGGCGGATGCGCGCGGGATCATCGGCAAGGCGACGCCGGACGAGGCGCAGGCTCTCGTCGAGGAAGGCATCGAGATCGCCGCTATCCCCGTACTGCCTGACGACGTCAACTGA
- a CDS encoding carbon-nitrogen hydrolase family protein — MSFKAAAIQMCSGVDPVKNAADMARLVREAVSQGAVYVQTPEMTGAVQKDRPAMRAVLRDEPDDIIVKTASELAKELGIHLHIGSTAIALDDGKIANRGFLFGPDGKLINRYDKIHMFDVDLDNGESWRESAVYRPGSEARIASLPFAELGFSICYDVRFPQLFRAQAVAGAEVMTVPAAFTKQTGEAHWEILLRARAIENGMFVIAAAQAGKHEDGRETFGHSMIIDPWGKVLASAGGTGEAVVIAEIDVAAVKLAHDKIPNLKNAREFSLEKIATPAAGGVAA; from the coding sequence ATGAGCTTCAAGGCCGCTGCCATCCAGATGTGTTCCGGCGTCGATCCGGTGAAGAACGCAGCCGACATGGCGCGCCTGGTACGTGAAGCCGTCTCGCAGGGTGCTGTCTATGTGCAGACGCCGGAGATGACGGGCGCGGTACAGAAGGATCGGCCTGCTATGCGCGCCGTGCTGCGCGACGAGCCGGACGATATCATCGTCAAGACGGCATCCGAGCTGGCAAAGGAGCTCGGTATCCACCTGCATATCGGCTCGACGGCTATCGCGCTCGATGACGGCAAGATCGCCAATCGCGGCTTCCTCTTCGGTCCCGACGGCAAGCTCATCAACCGCTACGACAAGATCCATATGTTCGACGTCGATCTCGACAATGGCGAGAGCTGGCGCGAGAGCGCCGTCTACCGTCCGGGTTCTGAAGCGCGCATCGCGTCGCTGCCCTTTGCCGAACTCGGCTTTTCCATCTGCTACGACGTGCGCTTTCCGCAGCTTTTCCGCGCCCAGGCCGTTGCCGGCGCGGAGGTGATGACTGTGCCCGCCGCCTTCACGAAACAGACGGGCGAAGCGCATTGGGAAATCCTGCTGCGCGCCCGCGCCATCGAAAACGGCATGTTCGTCATTGCCGCCGCGCAGGCCGGCAAGCATGAGGACGGCCGCGAAACCTTCGGCCATTCGATGATCATCGACCCGTGGGGCAAGGTGCTGGCATCAGCCGGCGGCACGGGGGAGGCGGTCGTCATCGCCGAGATCGATGTCGCCGCGGTGAAATTGGCCCATGACAAGATACCGAACCTGAAGAATGCGCGCGAGTTCTCGCTTGAGAAGATCGCGACGCCGGCGGCTGGAGGCGTCGCTGCTTGA
- the grxC gene encoding glutaredoxin 3 — translation MASVVIYTREFCGYCARAKSLLESKGVDYVEHNATYSPEMRQEMIAKANGRSTFPQIFIDGEHVGGCDDIHALERAGKLDPMLSA, via the coding sequence ATGGCATCCGTCGTTATTTATACGCGTGAATTCTGCGGCTATTGCGCCCGTGCGAAATCACTGCTCGAATCCAAGGGCGTCGACTATGTCGAGCACAACGCCACCTATTCGCCCGAGATGCGGCAGGAGATGATCGCCAAGGCGAACGGCCGATCGACCTTCCCGCAGATCTTCATCGATGGCGAGCATGTCGGCGGCTGCGACGATATTCACGCGCTCGAGCGGGCCGGCAAGCTCGACCCGATGCTATCAGCCTGA